The genomic window CTTGGCTGGCCGATGCGCCCGTTCATCCCTTGCCACAGGCGCTCAAGGACTTGGAGCGGGCCTACAGTAACTTTTTTGCCAAGCGGGCCGACTTCCCGCGCTTCAAGAGGAAGGGCCAGTCGGATCGCTTCCGTTACCCCGACCCGAAGCAGATCAAGCTCGACCAGGCGAATGGCCGCCTGTTCCTGCCCAAGCTCGGCTGGCTGCGCTATCGCCTCAGCCGGGACGTGTTGGGAGAAGTGAGGAGCGTCACCGTCAGCCAGTCCTGCGGCAAGTGGCACGCGAGCATCCTGGCCGAGCGCGAAGTCGAGCAACCCATCCCGAAGGGCGGCGCGGTCGGCATCGACATGGGCGTGGCGCGGTTCGCCACGCTTTCGGATGGCACGTTCTATGCGCCGCTCAACAGCTTCAAGCGGCATGAAACCGCCCTGCGCAAGGCGCAGCAGGCCATGAGCCGCAAGGTCAAGTTCAGCAACAACTGGAAGAAGGCCAAGGCCCGAATCCAGAAGATTCATTCCCGCATCGGCAATGCCCGCCGCGACTCCCTGCACAAAGTCACGACCACGATCAGCAAAAACCACGCGATGGCGTGCATTGAGGAGTTGCAGGTGCGGAACATGTCCCAGTCGGCTTCGGGCACGGCGGATGCACCGGGAAGAAACGTTCGGGCCAAGTCTGGACTGAACAAGTCCATCCTCGACCAAGGCTGGTTCGAGTTCCGGCGGCAGCTGGAGTACAAGATGGAGTGGAGAGGCGGCCGCCTTCTGGTCGTGCCGCCGCGGAACACGAGCCGGGCTTGTCCGTGTTGCGGCCATGGGTCGGCGGACAACCGTCGGACGCAAGCCCGGTTCGAGTGCGTGGAGTGCGGTTTTGAGGAAAACGCCGATTTGGTCGGCGCGATCCATGTTTTAAGGGCGGGACACGCCCGGATCGCCTGTGAAGTGAGCGGCATCGAGCCGCCAGCAGCAGGAACCCACCGAAGCGGCTCATTCCGGTTTAAGCCCGGATTGAGCGCCGTAGGAATCTCCGGAATTTAGGCCGGGGAGGATGTCAACGATGCCCCAGCGCCCGCCGTCACGGGTGAAGATGCGGCGGCTGTTGAGGTAGCCGACGATGTTCTTCACGCCCATCTGGCCAAGCGCGTCATCGCCTTCCAGCGCGAGGCGATCGATCAGCCGCACGGTGCCGCCGTGCAACAGGTCGATCTCCAGCTTCTTCTTGGTCTTGGCCCCGCGCTGCTCGGCCGCGACGGCGCGATAGCCGATGGGGGGAAGCGAGCCGTTCCGGAAGCCTTGCCGGGCGTTTTCCTTCAAGGCCCGCATGACGTGCTTGGCGTTCTCCTTCGACTGATATTCATCGAAGAGCGCCATGATCTGCCGCATCATGACGTGCATGGGGTCGTCGCCCATCTCCTGAGTAATGGAGACGAGCTTGACGCCAATCTTCGCCAGCTTGCGGACGTAGAACTCCAGTTCGAAATGGTCGCGAAAAAAGTGTGAGAAGCTGTGGACCACCACCACGTCGAACGGCGCGGGCTTGGATGTGCCCGCCTCGATCATGCGTTGGAACTCGGGTCTGCGGTCGTTCGTGGCCGATGCGCCCGGCTCCACATAGGTCTCAACGCGTTGATAGCCGCGCGAGGCGCAATAGGCTTCGCCCGGGCGCTTCTGGTCGGGGATCGACACGTCATGCTCGGCCTGCCGCGCCGTCGAGACGCGCAGATAGAGGGCGGCGCGTAGCGGCACGGTCATGGGCGATCTCTCCTTCTCGAATCATGGCCCCGGCCCGCACCATCGGGCCGCATGGTCCCGCTCAGGCAGCCTTCTTCACGGGGCGCGCGCGCTCGACCCTTGCGCGCTCCTTGGGTGTGTTCATCACCTCCCAAAGATCGTTGCGTCGCTGCACGTTGAGCCAGAAGTCGGGGCTATTGCCGAACACACGGGCCAGGATCAGCGCCGTCGCGGCCGTCACGTTCCTGCGGTTGCTGCACAATTCGTTGACGTGTTTGCGCTGGACGCCCATCGCCTCGGCGAGCGCTCCCTGCGTCAGCCCCATCGGCTCCATGAACTCTTCAGTCAGTATCTCGCCGACGCTCGCCGGCTTGCGCTTGGTGGTCAGCATGATTTGCCTCGCTCTCATCGGTAGCTGTGATCGTCCAGATAGATGCCGTCGGCCTCGCCGCGTTCACCATCCGAGCGAAAGACCAGCCGGTATTGCTTGCTGACGCGGATCGAGTGGAGGCCTGCCAGATTGCCTTTCAGCTTCTCGAAATGGTTGCTGGGCGGCACACGCAAGTCGTGATCGGTCGTGGCGTCGTCGATCATCTGGAGCTTGCGGAACAACCTGGCTTCCAGGTCGGATGGGATGTTGCGGGATTGGGCGTCGTCCACGAAGAAGGCCCGCAACCATTCATCCCGAAAGCCAACGATCAACCCGCCTCTCTACTTATGAGTATATGTACCGCACTATAACTCATATTGCAATCCCGGGGCGGTTCACCGTGATCGATCTTGCCTCTTCGCTGTTTCCAGTGGGCACGGCCGAAAGATCCGCGCCGCAACGTTCCGGCCTTGAGGAACGCGGCAATTCTCAGGTGGCGGAAGCTCCGACAGCCTCTGGCCATCCTTTGGGCAAGCTGGATCCGCCGGTGGGTCGCTTCGCGGGTTCCGTTGGTGATCTGATTCGGAAGAAGGGAGAGGATTCCTCGAGGTCTTCCTGCATCGTTTTAGGGAATCTTGGAAGGGAGCAAGCCGCCTGAGGTGGACCCACCGGAGCCACCAGCGAAGCTCGTGGGGATCCTCGTGACCTCGCTCCCCGCTTCTTGCCGGTAGCCCTTTTCCCCGTAATGCCCCACGACGCGCCAGAGCCGGGGATCCTGCTCCTCGAGCCTCTCGGCCATTGCGGAAACCGATATCTCCCGGGAAAGCATCCCAATGACCGCCTCCCTCGGGAGGGTAACCCCCCCCGCTCTCGCGCCAGGGAAGCTCCACCGGCCGAACCCCGTGCCCCAAACAGGCTTCTTGCCATCCCCCAACCTCGATTCTGTCCCATCGAATGGGCCGTCCTGCACGATGACCACAGGGAGCGGCTTGCCCGCATCATCCTTGTCGCCGGAAACGGTACAGACCTCTCCCCGCCTCATTCATCGTCCTCGTCAGACGCTGCGTCGATGAACGCCTGGTCCTCGGCCGCATGGGCGCCCGCCGCCACGGCAGGCGACTGCCGGTGCGCCTCCACCCGGAAGGACGATGCCCGCACGTCCGGCACCCAAACCTGGATCGGCCGCCGTCCCTGAGCGCGCAGCCGGTTGCGATGCTCACGAAGCTTCACCCGGGGGGGCTTCTCCCCTCTCTCCTGCTTCATGACCGGATCCTCCCAATGGCGCTCCCGCAACCTATCGCATCCGAGTCGAGCGTTGACGTTGCGTTGCCGGCCAAAGGCACCAAAAAGCCCAAACTCCTCTCTGGCATTCGAAGCGCGCACGGGGTAAACTTTTTTGCTGTATGGAAAATGCGGGTCCGCGGGGAGACGGCATGGTTCGGTACTACTGGCGGCGGAGAATCACGGCCGACCTGATCGATGCCTTCGGTGCCTACTTCGTGGCCCTCGTGCTCTTTCAGCTCGAAGGCTTCGCTGCGACCTTCTACCTCTCCCACCATCATGAGGCGATCGCTACCTTCCGGGCGATCGGCATGCCGGCGGCCTTTATCCTCGGCCCCTGGGCCTATTTCGCTCTCTTGGAGCGGAGCTCGCATGGCGCCACGCAGGGAAAGACCTGGCTCAACCTTCGCGTCTATACCGCCGAGGGAGAACCGGTGACCTTGGTGCGTGCCACCCTCCGCCACCTCTGCCGGATCGCAGGGGCAATCCTGACGCTCTGGCCGCTCTTTCTTTCGGGAGCCAAGCTTCCGTCGCTCCTTCACTGGGGTCTTTTGCTGCTGAGCATCCCGTCAGCCCTTTGGATCTACTACCGGTTCGTCGATCGCCTCTCCGGGACTCACGTCGTCCCTAGCGAATACCCTCCCCCACCGTCGCAAGGGTAATCGGGGAAGGGGAAAGGAGATCGGAAAGCCGCGTGGCCGGTCGCGGTTCTGCTTATCCCGGCTTCACGACGACAAGGATCGCAATCGCGAGCACCGACAGGGCAATCAGCCCGGGCAACCAGCGCACGAACCCGGCAATCCGCGCCTCGGGATGGGACGACGCGCGGCGAAGCATCCCGGCCTGCATCCCATGCAGGCCCGAGAGGACAATCACGAAGACGAGCTTGGCCGAAAGCCACCCCGTCCGAAAGCTTCCGCTGAGGACGCCCAGCACGATCCCGAGCACCCAGGTCAGGATCAGTGCGGGCAGGACCACCCGACCGTCCCACGAGCGGATCGAGGCGACCAGCGCGCGGGAAGAGGAATCCAGGCCCGTCCGTGCTGCGGCAGCGAGCACGATCGACTGCGTGAAGAGGCCGCCGACCCAGACGAGGACCGACGCAACGTGCAGGGCCTTGAGCCAGAGGTAGGTCAACGGCCCTCCCCCCTCGGTTCGCTGACGGTCACGACCAGCTCCTTCTGCTTGAGCAGAGGAGCGTTGAGAAAGACGCCGAAGGGGATGAAGGCCCCGATGAAGATGCGCACAAGCTCACCGCGAGACCAGCCTCCAGCGGAAGCAGCCGCAATCAGGCTCCAGAGAAAGAAGAGGAAAAAGAGGCCATGAACCGAGCCGACAACCCGGACGGCCATTGGATGGCCGAAAAGGTGCTTGGCGGGAACGGCCACGAAGAGGAGCAAAAGCAAGGTGAAGCCCTCGAGCAGCGAGGCGAGGCGCAGCCTCCGGATGAGCGTGCGATCAGGCATGGCAACTCCTTCCCAAGCGTGTTCCCTTCTTTCCGGGTGCGGTTGATCAGTCAGCCCGCAAGCCCGCCGCGCACTAGATAAACCACGATCCCGGGCGACCGCCAGCCAAATAGTCTTCCCAGCCATTTGCTCCGGAGCTCACCCCTCCTCCTCGAACTCCCCGGGCTTGGCAATCTCGCGCTCGCCCTCCTTTCCCCCGGGGCCGACCCGCGGGAAGAGCCGGCTCGCCCCGATCACCGGGATCAGGGTGCTCAGGAGAATGGAGATCGTCACCTCCGAGTAGAGCCTCCTCCCCAAGATGCCGTTTGCCACGCCGTAGTGAGCGGCGATAAGGCCAAAGGTGAGCCCGCCGCTGGTCAGCAAGGAGCCGAAACAAGCCTCCTGCCGCGAGAACCGGAATGCCAGGAGCGTTGGCCAGACCGCGGTCATCTTGCTCAGGATTTTCACGCCGAAGAGCAGGCCGATGGGGAGCGCGCCGTAGAGAAGCGCATGGAGCGAAATGTGGAAGCCCGCCTTCATGAAAAAAAAAGGCGTGAGCAGCCCATACGCAAGCGAGCGCATCCGATAGACCAGTTGCCGATCGATGGCAAAGGATTTCGCGACGAGGACGCCGGCGATGTAGGCGGGCAGCACGGGCTCGGTCTGCGCGACCGAAGCGAGCGCTCCGAGAAGGGCGAGCATAAAGAAGAGGAACTTGATTTCCGGTTCGCTGACCGGACTTTGCCGCAGCCAGCGGAGCAGGGGTCCGAGCGAAAGCGGCAGCGCCAGAAGCAGGAGAAGAGCGACGAGGAGCAGAAGCAGCGAATGGGTCGACCAGTGCGTGAAGAAGAGGCCCAGGGCCAAGACCGAAGCAAAGTCGGTTACGAAGCAGCTCGTCAGGAGCAGCTGACCGAAGCGGCTCGACTCCATCCCCTTTTCGACCACGGTCGTATAGACGATCGCGACCGATGTGGTCGCCAGGGCGATCCCGGCGATGATCGACTGCGCGGAGCTCCAGCCGAGAACGGAGTGCGCCAGCAGATAGATGAGGCCGAAGGGCAAGAGAAAGGAGAGGAAGCCGATGATGAGGCTGGAGGCCGCGTGGTGCCGGAACGAGCGGGGGTCGATCTCCGTCCCGGCAAGAAAGGCGAGCGTCACGCTTCCCATCCTCGCCAGAAAGACCATCCACTCGGTCGGTTGCTCCATTCCGAGGAAATGGCTCAGCCCGATTCCGACCAGAACCTCCATCAACGCAACCGAGACCCGAAGCTGGAGCGCGAGTACGGCTGCAAGAAAGGCCGCTCCCATCCAGATCGCAAGGAAGACCCAGGGGTTGTCGAGTGGCATGCGGTCCTTTGCTGACCTTGCGGGAACCTTCGAATCGAAGAGGAGGTCGGCTTGCGGGTAGTGCTCAGGTTACGCAAATGTTTTATGAAGACATAGAGAAATCGCCTTTTTGAGGAGGCAGAAGCGGGCGAGCGGGCTCGATCGACCTTTTGGTCTTTTCCCGAGCCGCCGAATCCGATAGAAGAGTTCGACTCATCGCGACGATGCGTATTTTTGGGCGTGGTTGGCTCGTTTTCGGTCTTGCCCTGTCGCTGCCGGCTCTCGCGCTCTTCCTCCCCGGTCCTTCCGCCTGGGCTCGGAAGACCCACTCGCGTTCCCGGAGCGCCGCCGCCCACCATCGGCTCCATCCGTCCGCTGCTCCCGAGCGGATCGTCAAGGTCTCTCTGGAAAATCGGGTCGTCTACGTGATGGAAGGCAACCGTCCGCTCCTGGTCGCCCCGACCTGCTCGGGCAAGCCCGGATATGCCACGCCCACGGGCCAATTTCGTGTCAGGGGCAAGGCCACGCGGCGCCGCTCGGGCAAGTATGGATTCTGGGTCAAGGAGAACCAGGCGGTCGAAGGGACAAAAGCCGGGGGACCTCCCGACAAGAACCCCGGGTGGAAGTATGTCGGCTACCCGATGCCCTTCTGGGTGGGGTTCCTGCCCGGCTACGGCTTTCACGAAGGATTCCTCTGGTCCTCTCCCGGAACACACGGCTGCCTCCACCTGACCGGCAGAGACGCCGAGCGCTTCTACGAGTTGATCGGCAGGGGGACGCGCATTTGCATTGCAAAGAGCCAGCCGGAGGATCAGACCCTCGGGAAAGGGCTTCGCCATCCCCAGGATGAAAAGGCGGCCGACCCTCCTTCGTCTTTCTTCCTCTCGGACAAGAGCTTCACCACTCCTTGGGAAGATCTCCTCAAGCCGGCCAACGGACTCGGAGCAGAGGAGCCGGACGCTACGACTCGTAAGGGGCAAGGACCGGATAAGAACCCAGGGACCGGCACCGGCTCGCCCGCCCCTCGGCCTTCCTGAGCGCCCTCTCCATCGGACCTTCTTGGTCGCTGCCCTCCAAGCTGGCGAAGAAGACGTAGGTGTTCGGCTGCCCCGGCACGGGTCGGGAAACGATCCGCTTCAGGTTGATCCCTTCGGCGCGAAACGCTTCCAGGAACGAACAGAGGCTTCCCGGCTCCTGTGGCAGGGAGAAAACGAGGCTCGTCTCTCGGCCCCCGGGAGCGGGCTTGCTCCTGCCCAAGAGGACAAACTGGGTCAGATTGACGATCCCTTCTTCCACCGGGTAGTGGAGCACGGCAAGCCCGGCTGCCGCTGCCGCCTCGCGCGTGGCCAGCGCGGCAGCTCCGGGCGTCTTCGCCGAAAGGCGGGCGGCCTCGGAGGTGCTTCCGGCAACCCGCAGCTCGGCCCGAGGAAACCGGCGTTCGATCCAATGTCGGCAATGACCCAGGGGCGCCCAGTGCGAATAGACGATGCGGGGCTGCTCCCCGGAACGTCCGATCAGGGCCAGCCGGACGTGGAGAGAGAGCTCTTCCTGAATGAAGAGCGGCTGGGCTTCGTCCAGAAGGAGATCGACTGTCTCCAGGATCATCCCGCCCGAGGAGTTTTCGATCGGGACGAGGCCCAGATGATCTTCCTCCGCCTGCGCGAAGGCGACCACCTCGGCGATCGAGACGCAGGGCAGAAGCGGGCCATCCGGGAACCTCTTCCGAGCGACCAGATGGGAAAAGGTATGCTCGGGACCGAGATAGGCGATCGTGGGCAATGGTCGATTCTCCTTTCCCGCAGGGGGGTATAGCCCTCTATCCTTGGGAAGAATTCCTGGCGGCGCAAGATCGTTTGCTTGTCCATCCGATCTGCCTGCTCGGGCAAGGCGGGAGACGACGTTTGACAGAAGAGGAACGATAGGGTACCCGTTGCGTGCGTGCCTCTCGCCCCTGAACGACTAGATCTGCTTCTGACCCGTTTCCGCAGCTTGCGGGCCCTGGTGATTGGAGACCTCATGCTCGATGAGTTCCTTTGGGGGCGCGTCCGCCGGCTCTCTCCGGAGGCCCCGGTCCCTGTGGTCGAGGTGCAGCGCTCCTCGCGCTTTCCGGGGGGTGCGGCCAACGTCGCCCGAAACCTCCTGGAATTTACCCCCAAGGTCACCCTGTGCGGGATCGTCGGGGACGATCTCCCGGGGGAGGAGCTGATCGGATCCTTGAAGCGGACGGGTTGCGACGTCGGCGGGATCTGGCGCATTCCCGGCCGGCCGACGACCGTCAAGACCCGGGTCTTTGGAAGGCAGCAGCAGATCGTCCGGGTCGATCGCGAAACCCGCGACGCCTTGCCCTTTCCGGCCCGGGGAGAGCTGCTCGATTTCCTTCGGCAGGCGATCCCCGCATGCGACTTGATCCTGGTCGAAGACTACGCGAAGGGGCTGCTCGATCAGGAGGTCGTCGACCTCATCCTGGAAGAGGGAGTTCGGTCTGGAAAGCTCACGGCGGCGGATCCGCATACCCACAACCGCCTTTCCTGGAAGGGGGTGAGCGTGCTCAAGC from Methylacidimicrobium sp. B4 includes these protein-coding regions:
- a CDS encoding RNA-guided endonuclease TnpB family protein: MRRLQAFRFQLRPDGQQERQMRRFAGSCRVVFNEALNLQMARYDAGEKRLGYAGLCKELTKWRNGDPMPSGRVAPWLADAPVHPLPQALKDLERAYSNFFAKRADFPRFKRKGQSDRFRYPDPKQIKLDQANGRLFLPKLGWLRYRLSRDVLGEVRSVTVSQSCGKWHASILAEREVEQPIPKGGAVGIDMGVARFATLSDGTFYAPLNSFKRHETALRKAQQAMSRKVKFSNNWKKAKARIQKIHSRIGNARRDSLHKVTTTISKNHAMACIEELQVRNMSQSASGTADAPGRNVRAKSGLNKSILDQGWFEFRRQLEYKMEWRGGRLLVVPPRNTSRACPCCGHGSADNRRTQARFECVECGFEENADLVGAIHVLRAGHARIACEVSGIEPPAAGTHRSGSFRFKPGLSAVGISGI
- a CDS encoding HigA family addiction module antitoxin, which encodes MLTTKRKPASVGEILTEEFMEPMGLTQGALAEAMGVQRKHVNELCSNRRNVTAATALILARVFGNSPDFWLNVQRRNDLWEVMNTPKERARVERARPVKKAA
- a CDS encoding type II toxin-antitoxin system RelE/ParE family toxin, with product MIVGFRDEWLRAFFVDDAQSRNIPSDLEARLFRKLQMIDDATTDHDLRVPPSNHFEKLKGNLAGLHSIRVSKQYRLVFRSDGERGEADGIYLDDHSYR
- a CDS encoding transposase; the encoded protein is MLSLLPNQITNGTREATHRRIQLAQRMARGCRSFRHLRIAAFLKAGTLRRGSFGRAHWKQRRGKIDHGEPPRDCNMSYSAVHILISREAG
- a CDS encoding antitoxin MazE family protein, whose protein sequence is MKQERGEKPPRVKLREHRNRLRAQGRRPIQVWVPDVRASSFRVEAHRQSPAVAAGAHAAEDQAFIDAASDEDDE
- a CDS encoding RDD family protein, whose product is MVRYYWRRRITADLIDAFGAYFVALVLFQLEGFAATFYLSHHHEAIATFRAIGMPAAFILGPWAYFALLERSSHGATQGKTWLNLRVYTAEGEPVTLVRATLRHLCRIAGAILTLWPLFLSGAKLPSLLHWGLLLLSIPSALWIYYRFVDRLSGTHVVPSEYPPPPSQG
- a CDS encoding CopD family protein; translated protein: MTYLWLKALHVASVLVWVGGLFTQSIVLAAAARTGLDSSSRALVASIRSWDGRVVLPALILTWVLGIVLGVLSGSFRTGWLSAKLVFVIVLSGLHGMQAGMLRRASSHPEARIAGFVRWLPGLIALSVLAIAILVVVKPG
- a CDS encoding DUF3817 domain-containing protein, with amino-acid sequence MPDRTLIRRLRLASLLEGFTLLLLLFVAVPAKHLFGHPMAVRVVGSVHGLFFLFFLWSLIAAASAGGWSRGELVRIFIGAFIPFGVFLNAPLLKQKELVVTVSEPRGEGR
- a CDS encoding cation:proton antiporter; translation: MPLDNPWVFLAIWMGAAFLAAVLALQLRVSVALMEVLVGIGLSHFLGMEQPTEWMVFLARMGSVTLAFLAGTEIDPRSFRHHAASSLIIGFLSFLLPFGLIYLLAHSVLGWSSAQSIIAGIALATTSVAIVYTTVVEKGMESSRFGQLLLTSCFVTDFASVLALGLFFTHWSTHSLLLLLVALLLLLALPLSLGPLLRWLRQSPVSEPEIKFLFFMLALLGALASVAQTEPVLPAYIAGVLVAKSFAIDRQLVYRMRSLAYGLLTPFFFMKAGFHISLHALLYGALPIGLLFGVKILSKMTAVWPTLLAFRFSRQEACFGSLLTSGGLTFGLIAAHYGVANGILGRRLYSEVTISILLSTLIPVIGASRLFPRVGPGGKEGEREIAKPGEFEEEG
- a CDS encoding L,D-transpeptidase, whose amino-acid sequence is MRIFGRGWLVFGLALSLPALALFLPGPSAWARKTHSRSRSAAAHHRLHPSAAPERIVKVSLENRVVYVMEGNRPLLVAPTCSGKPGYATPTGQFRVRGKATRRRSGKYGFWVKENQAVEGTKAGGPPDKNPGWKYVGYPMPFWVGFLPGYGFHEGFLWSSPGTHGCLHLTGRDAERFYELIGRGTRICIAKSQPEDQTLGKGLRHPQDEKAADPPSSFFLSDKSFTTPWEDLLKPANGLGAEEPDATTRKGQGPDKNPGTGTGSPAPRPS
- a CDS encoding prephenate dehydratase domain-containing protein yields the protein MPTIAYLGPEHTFSHLVARKRFPDGPLLPCVSIAEVVAFAQAEEDHLGLVPIENSSGGMILETVDLLLDEAQPLFIQEELSLHVRLALIGRSGEQPRIVYSHWAPLGHCRHWIERRFPRAELRVAGSTSEAARLSAKTPGAAALATREAAAAAGLAVLHYPVEEGIVNLTQFVLLGRSKPAPGGRETSLVFSLPQEPGSLCSFLEAFRAEGINLKRIVSRPVPGQPNTYVFFASLEGSDQEGPMERALRKAEGRASRCRSLGSYPVLAPYES
- a CDS encoding bifunctional heptose 7-phosphate kinase/heptose 1-phosphate adenyltransferase, which encodes MPLAPERLDLLLTRFRSLRALVIGDLMLDEFLWGRVRRLSPEAPVPVVEVQRSSRFPGGAANVARNLLEFTPKVTLCGIVGDDLPGEELIGSLKRTGCDVGGIWRIPGRPTTVKTRVFGRQQQIVRVDRETRDALPFPARGELLDFLRQAIPACDLILVEDYAKGLLDQEVVDLILEEGVRSGKLTAADPHTHNRLSWKGVSVLKPNRSEALALSSTEDPDENLASVEKAARLLQERWGCLHLLVTLGEEGMLLLDEQSRSQRIPTAAREVFDVSGAGDTSLCLFSLALAAGSEALEAAKLANLGAGIVVGKLGTATVSPEELRAHLAKLP